One Streptomyces hundungensis DNA segment encodes these proteins:
- the sufC gene encoding Fe-S cluster assembly ATPase SufC produces the protein MATLEIRDLHVSVEAENGPREILKGVDLTVKQGETHAIMGPNGSGKSTLAYSLAGHPKYTITSGTVTLDGEDVLEMSVDERARAGLFLAMQYPVEVPGVSVSNFLRTSATAIRGEAPKLRTWVKEVKSAMEQLQMDPAFAERNVNEGFSGGEKKRHEILQLELLKPKIAILDETDSGLDVDALRQVSEGINRVRENGEVGTLLVTHYTRILRYVKPDYVHVFAGGRVVESGGAELADKLEAEGYESYTKGGASE, from the coding sequence ATGGCAACGCTTGAAATCCGCGACCTGCACGTCTCCGTCGAGGCCGAGAACGGCCCCCGCGAGATCCTCAAGGGCGTCGACCTGACCGTGAAGCAGGGCGAGACCCACGCCATCATGGGCCCCAACGGCTCCGGCAAGTCGACCCTGGCGTACTCGCTGGCCGGGCACCCCAAGTACACGATCACCAGCGGCACCGTCACGCTCGACGGCGAGGACGTCCTGGAGATGTCCGTCGACGAGCGCGCCCGCGCCGGCCTCTTCCTCGCCATGCAGTACCCGGTCGAGGTCCCCGGCGTCTCGGTCTCCAACTTCCTGCGCACCTCCGCCACCGCGATCCGCGGCGAGGCCCCCAAGCTGCGCACCTGGGTGAAGGAGGTCAAGTCCGCGATGGAGCAGCTCCAGATGGACCCGGCCTTCGCCGAGCGCAACGTCAACGAGGGCTTCTCCGGCGGTGAGAAGAAGCGCCACGAGATCCTCCAGCTGGAGCTCCTCAAGCCGAAGATCGCGATCCTCGACGAGACCGACTCCGGCCTCGACGTCGACGCGCTGCGCCAGGTCTCCGAGGGCATCAACCGCGTCCGTGAGAACGGCGAGGTCGGCACCCTCCTGGTGACCCACTACACCCGCATCCTGCGCTACGTGAAGCCCGACTACGTCCACGTCTTCGCGGGCGGCCGCGTCGTCGAGTCCGGCGGCGCCGAGCTCGCCGACAAGCTCGAGGCCGAGGGCTACGAGTCGTACACGAAGGGTGGCGCTTCCGAGTGA
- a CDS encoding helix-turn-helix transcriptional regulator, whose translation MKNIGEAPQEELATGERSTRNRVARSILDHGPSTAQDLANRLGLTQAAVRRHLDALVADEVVVPREQRVYGARTRGRPAKVFALTDCGRDAFEQAYDKLAVDALDWIERSAGGGEAGEKAVAAFARARVEAQAGAYRDAIEAVHPEERTQALAKALSADGYAATARSAPLPQRGEQLCQHHCPVAHAAERYPQLCEAETEFFSRLLGTHVQRLATIAHGDGVCTTFVPHGAPPQTTHPQASASTAGRNPA comes from the coding sequence GTGAAAAACATCGGCGAGGCTCCCCAGGAGGAACTCGCGACCGGTGAGCGGTCCACCCGCAACCGGGTCGCGCGCTCCATCCTGGACCACGGGCCCTCGACCGCCCAGGACCTGGCCAACCGCCTCGGTCTCACCCAGGCCGCCGTGCGCCGCCATCTCGACGCGCTGGTGGCCGACGAGGTCGTCGTCCCCCGCGAGCAGCGGGTGTACGGCGCGCGGACCCGCGGCCGGCCGGCCAAGGTCTTCGCGCTCACCGACTGCGGCCGGGACGCCTTCGAGCAGGCCTACGACAAGCTCGCCGTCGACGCCCTGGACTGGATCGAGCGGTCGGCGGGCGGTGGCGAGGCCGGCGAGAAGGCCGTCGCGGCGTTCGCGCGGGCCCGCGTCGAGGCTCAAGCCGGGGCGTACAGGGACGCGATCGAGGCCGTACACCCTGAAGAGCGCACCCAAGCCCTGGCCAAGGCCTTGAGTGCCGACGGGTACGCTGCTACGGCGCGCAGCGCGCCCCTTCCCCAGCGGGGCGAGCAGTTGTGCCAGCACCACTGCCCGGTCGCCCACGCCGCCGAGCGGTACCCGCAGCTGTGCGAGGCGGAGACGGAGTTCTTCTCCCGCCTCCTGGGAACGCACGTGCAGCGCCTGGCGACGATCGCCCACGGCGACGGCGTCTGCACCACGTTCGTCCCGCACGGCGCGCCACCACAGACCACACACCCGCAAGCATCCGCAAGCACGGCCGGGAGGAACCCCGCATGA
- a CDS encoding heme o synthase: MCVTAVESRPAGVVLTPSPGGHRPFGARVKAFVALTKPRIIELLLITTIPVMFLAEQGVPPLWLVFATTLGGYLSAGGANALNMYIDRDIDALMDRTSQRPLVTGMVSPRECLVFGISLAVVSTLWFGLLVNWLSAALSLGALLFYVVVYTMILKRRTSQNIVWGGIAGCLPVLIGWSSVTNSMSWAPVILFLVMFFWTPPHYWPLSMKVREDYARVGVPMLPVVASNKVVARQIVLYSWVMVAVSLLLTPLGYTGWFYTAVALVSGGWWLWEAHALQSRAKNEATGTKLKEMRLFHWSITYVSLLFVAVAVDPFLR, translated from the coding sequence GTGTGCGTGACGGCCGTCGAGTCCCGACCCGCAGGGGTCGTCTTGACTCCCAGCCCGGGGGGCCATCGGCCATTCGGGGCCCGCGTCAAGGCCTTTGTGGCGCTGACCAAGCCACGGATCATCGAACTGCTCCTCATCACCACCATTCCGGTGATGTTCCTCGCCGAGCAGGGCGTTCCCCCGCTGTGGCTGGTCTTCGCCACCACACTGGGCGGGTACCTCTCGGCGGGCGGCGCAAACGCCCTGAACATGTACATCGACCGGGACATCGACGCGCTGATGGACCGCACCTCCCAGCGGCCCCTGGTGACCGGCATGGTCTCGCCGCGCGAGTGCCTGGTCTTCGGCATCTCGCTCGCCGTCGTCTCCACGCTGTGGTTCGGGCTGCTGGTCAACTGGCTCTCGGCCGCCCTCTCGCTCGGCGCCCTGCTCTTCTACGTCGTCGTGTACACGATGATCCTCAAGCGGCGCACCTCCCAGAACATCGTCTGGGGCGGCATCGCGGGCTGCCTCCCGGTGCTCATCGGCTGGTCCTCGGTCACCAACTCGATGTCCTGGGCGCCGGTCATCCTGTTCCTCGTCATGTTCTTCTGGACGCCGCCGCACTACTGGCCGCTGTCCATGAAGGTCAGGGAGGACTACGCGCGGGTCGGCGTGCCGATGCTGCCGGTGGTCGCCTCCAACAAGGTGGTGGCGCGCCAGATCGTCCTCTACAGCTGGGTGATGGTCGCCGTCTCGCTGCTGCTCACCCCGCTCGGCTACACCGGCTGGTTCTACACGGCGGTGGCTCTGGTCTCCGGCGGCTGGTGGCTGTGGGAGGCGCACGCGCTCCAGTCGCGCGCCAAGAACGAGGCGACCGGCACCAAGCTGAAGGAAATGCGGCTCTTCCACTGGTCGATCACGTACGTCTCGCTGCTGTTCGTGGCCGTCGCGGTGGACCCGTTCCTGCGCTGA
- a CDS encoding ABC transporter permease — MSAGTYAPKPGAAPLGRMIGAQTALETRMLLRNGEQLLLTVIIPSLLLVLFSTVDIIDTGAGKSVDFLAPGILALAVMSTAFTGQAIATGFERRYGVLKRLGASPLPRWALMTSKTLAVLVTEVLQVVLLTVIALALGWSPHGNPLAVLFLLVLGTAAFSGLGLLMAGTLKAEATLAAANLVFLLLLVAGGVIVPMDKFPGGVRSVLEALPISALSDGLRTVLQDGASMPWGDLGILAVWSVLGLGAAARFFRWE; from the coding sequence ATGAGCGCTGGTACGTACGCACCGAAGCCGGGCGCGGCGCCGCTCGGGCGGATGATCGGGGCGCAGACCGCCCTGGAGACGCGGATGCTGCTGCGCAACGGCGAGCAACTGCTGCTCACCGTGATCATCCCGAGTCTGCTGCTCGTGCTGTTCTCGACCGTCGACATCATCGACACCGGTGCGGGCAAGTCCGTCGACTTCCTGGCGCCCGGCATCCTCGCGCTCGCCGTGATGTCGACCGCCTTCACCGGCCAGGCCATCGCGACGGGCTTCGAGCGGCGGTACGGGGTACTCAAGCGGCTCGGCGCCTCACCGCTGCCGCGCTGGGCGCTGATGACGTCCAAGACGCTCGCCGTGCTCGTCACCGAGGTGCTCCAGGTCGTCCTGCTCACCGTGATCGCCCTCGCGCTCGGCTGGTCCCCGCACGGCAACCCGCTCGCGGTGCTGTTCCTGCTGGTCCTCGGCACGGCCGCGTTCTCCGGGCTCGGGCTGCTCATGGCCGGCACCCTGAAGGCCGAGGCGACGCTCGCCGCGGCCAATCTGGTGTTCCTGCTGCTGCTCGTGGCCGGCGGGGTCATCGTGCCGATGGACAAGTTCCCGGGCGGCGTGCGGTCCGTGCTGGAGGCGCTTCCCATCTCGGCCCTGTCCGACGGGCTGCGCACGGTGCTCCAGGACGGCGCCTCGATGCCGTGGGGGGACCTCGGGATCCTCGCGGTGTGGTCGGTCCTGGGCCTCGGCGCGGCCGCGCGGTTCTTCCGCTGGGAGTGA
- the sufB gene encoding Fe-S cluster assembly protein SufB — protein sequence MTLPTETAHPELDGLGTYEYGWADSDAAGAAAKRGLSEAVVRDISQKKNEPEWMLKLRLKGLRLFDKKPMPNWGSDLSGIDFDNIKYFVRSTEKQAASWEDLPADIKNTYDKLGIPEAEKQRLVAGVAAQYESEVVYHQIREDLEEQGVIFLDTDTALKEHPELFQEYFGTVIPVGDNKFASLNTAVWSGGSFIYVPKGVHVDIPLQAYFRINTENMGQFERTLIIVDEDAYVHYVEGCTAPIYSSDSLHSAVVEIIVKKGGRCRYTTIQNWSNNVYNLVTKRAVAYEGATMEWIDGNIGSKVTMKYPAVYLMGEHAKGETLSIAFAGEGQHQDAGSKMVHMAPNTSSNIVSKSVARGGGRTSYRGLVEIGEGAHGSKSNVLCDALLVDTISRSDTYPYVDVREDDVSMGHEATVSKVSEDQLFYLMSRGLTEFEAMAMIVRGFVEPIAKELPMEYALELNRLIELQMEGSVG from the coding sequence ATGACGCTCCCCACGGAGACTGCCCACCCTGAGCTCGACGGCCTGGGCACGTACGAATACGGCTGGGCCGACTCCGACGCGGCCGGCGCCGCTGCCAAGCGCGGTCTTTCCGAGGCTGTCGTGCGCGACATCTCGCAGAAGAAGAACGAGCCGGAGTGGATGCTGAAGCTGCGCCTCAAGGGCCTGCGCCTCTTCGACAAGAAGCCCATGCCGAACTGGGGCTCCGACCTCTCCGGCATCGACTTCGACAACATCAAGTACTTCGTGCGCTCGACGGAGAAGCAGGCGGCGTCCTGGGAGGACCTGCCCGCGGACATCAAGAACACGTACGACAAGCTCGGCATCCCCGAGGCGGAGAAGCAGCGCCTGGTGGCCGGTGTCGCGGCCCAGTACGAGTCCGAGGTCGTCTACCACCAGATCCGTGAGGACCTGGAGGAGCAGGGCGTCATCTTCCTCGACACCGACACCGCCCTGAAGGAGCACCCCGAGCTCTTCCAGGAGTACTTCGGCACCGTCATCCCGGTCGGCGACAACAAGTTCGCGTCGCTGAACACCGCGGTGTGGTCCGGCGGCTCGTTCATCTACGTGCCCAAGGGTGTCCACGTCGACATCCCGCTCCAGGCCTACTTCCGCATCAACACGGAGAACATGGGCCAGTTCGAGCGGACGCTGATCATCGTCGACGAGGACGCCTACGTCCACTACGTCGAGGGCTGCACCGCCCCGATCTACTCCTCCGACTCGCTGCACAGCGCCGTCGTGGAGATCATCGTCAAGAAGGGCGGCCGCTGCCGCTACACGACGATCCAGAACTGGTCGAACAACGTCTACAACCTGGTCACCAAGCGCGCCGTGGCGTACGAGGGCGCGACCATGGAGTGGATCGACGGCAACATCGGTTCCAAGGTCACCATGAAGTACCCGGCCGTCTACCTGATGGGCGAGCACGCCAAGGGCGAGACGCTCTCCATCGCCTTCGCGGGCGAGGGCCAGCACCAGGACGCCGGCTCCAAGATGGTCCACATGGCGCCGAACACCTCCTCCAACATCGTCTCCAAGTCGGTGGCGCGAGGCGGCGGCCGCACCTCCTACCGCGGTCTCGTCGAGATCGGCGAGGGTGCCCACGGCTCCAAGTCGAACGTGCTCTGCGACGCCCTGCTCGTCGACACCATCTCCCGCTCGGACACCTACCCCTACGTCGACGTCCGCGAGGACGACGTCTCCATGGGCCACGAGGCGACCGTCTCCAAGGTCTCCGAGGACCAGCTCTTCTACCTGATGAGCCGCGGTCTGACGGAGTTCGAGGCGATGGCGATGATCGTGCGCGGCTTCGTCGAGCCGATCGCCAAGGAGCTCCCCATGGAGTACGCCCTGGAACTCAACCGGCTGATCGAGCTGCAAATGGAGGGCTCGGTCGGATAA
- a CDS encoding amidohydrolase — protein sequence MIDTPSLVDQYCHGVLRTELGLGTFETALGRTGTLPAPGTTFFDTQTGFAVRRWCPPLLGLEPHCAPARYLARRRELGVLESGRRLLRGSGISTYLVDTGLPGDLTAPHEIAAAGAADAHEIVRLELLAEQVADTSGTVESFLANLAEALHTAAASAVAFASVTGAPEGLDPRPPGPGEVRGAAGRWLDGRRKHGRLRDPVLLRHLLWSAVACGRPLQLQVGMADPMPLAGFAEATCGLGTDLVLLHGYPYHRQAAHLASVHPHVYADVGPALVRTGARAAAVLAEILELAPFGKLLYSSGARGLPELHVVGARLFSEALGRVLGDWVGDGAWSRGDAQRVAGMIAAGNARRVYGLSGVAEG from the coding sequence ATGATCGACACCCCGAGCCTGGTGGACCAGTACTGCCACGGCGTGCTGCGCACCGAGCTCGGCCTCGGCACCTTCGAGACGGCGCTCGGCCGCACCGGAACCCTGCCCGCGCCCGGCACCACCTTCTTCGACACCCAGACCGGTTTCGCGGTACGCCGCTGGTGCCCCCCGCTCCTCGGCCTGGAGCCGCACTGCGCCCCGGCCCGCTATCTGGCCCGCCGTCGCGAGCTCGGCGTACTGGAGTCGGGCAGACGGCTGCTGAGGGGATCGGGGATCTCCACCTATCTGGTCGACACCGGGCTGCCCGGAGACCTCACCGCCCCGCACGAGATCGCCGCGGCCGGCGCCGCCGACGCCCACGAGATCGTGCGCCTGGAACTCCTCGCCGAGCAGGTCGCCGACACCTCCGGGACCGTCGAGTCCTTCCTCGCCAACCTCGCCGAGGCCCTGCACACCGCGGCCGCCTCCGCCGTCGCCTTCGCCTCGGTGACCGGCGCACCCGAAGGGCTCGACCCGCGGCCGCCGGGCCCGGGGGAGGTGCGCGGGGCGGCCGGGCGGTGGCTGGACGGCCGGCGCAAGCACGGCCGCCTGCGGGACCCGGTGCTCCTGCGTCATCTGCTGTGGAGCGCCGTCGCCTGCGGGCGCCCGCTCCAGCTCCAGGTGGGGATGGCCGACCCCATGCCGCTCGCCGGATTCGCGGAAGCGACGTGCGGGCTCGGCACCGATCTGGTGCTGCTCCACGGCTATCCGTACCACCGCCAGGCCGCCCATCTGGCCAGCGTCCATCCGCATGTGTACGCGGACGTGGGGCCCGCCCTGGTGCGGACGGGGGCGCGGGCCGCGGCCGTGCTCGCCGAGATCCTGGAACTGGCCCCGTTCGGGAAGCTGCTCTACTCCAGCGGGGCGCGCGGGCTGCCCGAGTTGCACGTGGTGGGCGCGCGGCTGTTCTCGGAGGCGCTCGGTCGGGTGCTCGGCGACTGGGTGGGCGACGGCGCCTGGTCGCGCGGCGACGCGCAGCGGGTCGCCGGGATGATCGCGGCGGGCAACGCCCGCCGTGTCTACGGCCTGTCAGGCGTGGCTGAGGGCTGA
- a CDS encoding ABC transporter ATP-binding protein has product MNSEPALPSPGRRPSGRPCGSHPVVEVTGLVKRYGAKTAVDGLDLTVGAGTVTAVLGPNGAGKTTTVETCEGYRRPDAGTVRVLGLDPVADAALLKPRIGVMLQSGGVYSGARADEMLRHMAKLHAHPLDVDALIERLGLGSCGRTTYRRLSGGQQQRLALAMAIVGRPELVFLDEPTAGLDPQARRATWDLVRELRADGVSVVLTTHFMDEAETLADDVAIVDLGKVVAQGSPEQLCRGGAENTLRFTGRPGLDLGALLKALPDGTAAAELTPGAYRITGAIDPQLLATVTTWCAQHGVMPEGIAVERHTLEDVFLELTGKELRA; this is encoded by the coding sequence ATGAACAGCGAGCCCGCCCTGCCGTCTCCCGGCCGCCGCCCCTCAGGGAGACCCTGCGGGTCGCACCCCGTCGTCGAGGTCACCGGACTGGTCAAGCGGTACGGAGCCAAGACCGCCGTGGACGGTCTCGACCTCACGGTCGGCGCGGGCACCGTGACCGCCGTCCTCGGCCCCAACGGCGCCGGCAAGACCACCACCGTCGAAACCTGCGAGGGCTACCGCAGGCCCGACGCGGGCACCGTCCGCGTCCTCGGCCTCGACCCGGTCGCCGACGCCGCGCTGCTCAAGCCGCGGATCGGCGTGATGCTCCAGTCCGGCGGGGTCTACTCCGGCGCCCGGGCCGACGAGATGCTCCGCCACATGGCGAAGCTGCACGCTCACCCGCTGGACGTGGACGCGCTCATCGAGCGCCTGGGCCTCGGCAGTTGCGGACGCACCACCTACCGCAGGCTCTCCGGCGGCCAGCAGCAGCGCCTCGCGCTCGCGATGGCCATCGTGGGGCGGCCCGAACTGGTCTTCCTGGACGAGCCGACCGCCGGGCTCGACCCGCAGGCCCGCCGCGCCACCTGGGACCTGGTGCGCGAACTGCGCGCCGACGGCGTCTCGGTGGTCCTCACCACGCACTTCATGGACGAGGCCGAGACCCTCGCGGACGACGTGGCCATCGTCGACCTCGGCAAGGTGGTCGCCCAGGGCTCCCCCGAGCAGCTCTGCCGGGGCGGCGCCGAGAACACGCTGCGCTTCACCGGCCGCCCCGGCCTCGACCTCGGCGCCCTCCTCAAGGCCCTGCCGGACGGCACCGCCGCAGCCGAGCTGACACCCGGCGCGTACCGCATCACCGGCGCCATCGACCCCCAACTGCTCGCCACCGTCACCACCTGGTGCGCCCAGCACGGCGTGATGCCCGAGGGCATCGCGGTCGAACGCCACACCCTCGAGGACGTCTTTTTGGAGCTGACCGGCAAGGAGCTGCGCGCATGA
- a CDS encoding bifunctional 3-phenylpropionate/cinnamic acid dioxygenase ferredoxin subunit — protein sequence MAFVKACALSELESDTPKRVEIDGTPVSLVHTEGGVFAINDICSHANVSLSEGEVEDCAIECWLHGSSFDLRTGKPSGLPATRPVPVYPVKIEGDDVLVSVTQES from the coding sequence ATGGCCTTCGTCAAAGCCTGTGCGCTGAGCGAGCTGGAGAGCGACACCCCCAAGCGGGTGGAGATCGACGGCACGCCGGTGTCCCTCGTCCACACCGAGGGCGGGGTGTTCGCGATCAACGACATCTGCTCGCACGCGAACGTGTCGCTGTCGGAGGGCGAGGTCGAGGACTGCGCCATCGAGTGCTGGCTGCACGGCTCCAGCTTCGACCTCCGCACCGGCAAGCCGTCCGGTCTTCCCGCGACGCGCCCCGTCCCCGTATACCCCGTCAAGATCGAAGGGGACGATGTGCTCGTCTCCGTCACCCAGGAGTCCTGA
- the sufD gene encoding Fe-S cluster assembly protein SufD, producing the protein MAEANIPVGSTTAGSIAVAAESTVATRMSAPPSFDVGDFPVPHGREEEWRFTPLERLRGLHDGTAVANGDGITVTVEAPEGVTVEAVGRDDARLGKAGTPVDRVAAQAYSSFDKASVVTVPKDTVLTEPIRIAVHGEGGVAYGHQVIELGAFAEAVVVIDHTGDAVVAANVDYLLGDGAKLTVVSVQDWDDKAVHVAQHNALIGRDATFKSFVVTFGGDLVRLHPRVSYAGTGGEAELFGLYFTDHGQHQEHRLLVDHNTPHCKSNAVYKGALQGEDAHAVWIGDVLIQAAAEGTDTYEMNRNLVLTDGARVDSVPNLEIETGEIAGAGHASATGRFDDEQLFYLMSRGIPPMEARRLVVRGFFAELVQQIGLPDVEARLLAKIETELEASV; encoded by the coding sequence ATGGCTGAGGCAAACATCCCGGTGGGCTCCACCACCGCGGGATCCATCGCGGTCGCCGCCGAGTCGACCGTCGCCACCCGCATGAGCGCGCCCCCGTCCTTCGACGTCGGTGACTTCCCGGTCCCGCACGGTCGCGAGGAGGAGTGGCGGTTCACGCCGCTGGAGCGGCTGCGCGGGCTGCACGACGGCACCGCCGTCGCGAACGGTGACGGGATCACGGTCACCGTCGAGGCGCCCGAGGGCGTCACCGTCGAGGCGGTCGGGCGCGACGACGCCCGGCTGGGCAAGGCCGGCACGCCGGTGGACCGCGTCGCGGCCCAGGCGTACTCGTCCTTCGACAAGGCCTCCGTCGTGACCGTCCCCAAGGACACCGTGCTCACCGAGCCGATCCGGATCGCCGTGCACGGCGAGGGCGGCGTGGCCTACGGGCACCAGGTCATCGAGCTCGGCGCCTTCGCCGAAGCCGTCGTGGTCATCGACCACACCGGTGACGCGGTCGTCGCCGCCAACGTCGACTACCTCCTGGGCGACGGCGCCAAGCTGACCGTCGTCTCCGTACAGGACTGGGACGACAAGGCCGTCCACGTCGCCCAGCACAACGCGCTGATCGGCCGCGACGCCACCTTCAAGTCGTTCGTGGTCACCTTCGGCGGCGACCTGGTGCGGCTGCACCCGCGGGTCTCCTACGCGGGCACCGGCGGCGAGGCCGAGCTCTTCGGTCTGTACTTCACCGACCACGGCCAGCACCAGGAGCACCGCCTACTGGTCGACCACAACACCCCGCACTGCAAGTCCAACGCCGTCTACAAGGGCGCCCTCCAGGGCGAGGACGCGCACGCGGTGTGGATCGGTGACGTCCTCATCCAGGCCGCGGCCGAGGGCACGGACACCTACGAGATGAACCGCAACCTGGTTCTCACCGACGGCGCCCGCGTCGACTCGGTGCCGAACCTGGAGATCGAGACCGGCGAGATCGCCGGCGCCGGTCACGCGTCGGCCACCGGCCGCTTCGACGACGAGCAGCTCTTCTACCTGATGTCCCGCGGCATCCCGCCGATGGAGGCCCGCCGCCTGGTCGTGCGCGGCTTCTTCGCGGAGCTCGTGCAGCAGATCGGTCTGCCGGACGTCGAGGCGCGCCTGCTGGCGAAGATCGAGACGGAGCTGGAGGCTTCCGTCTGA
- a CDS encoding aminoglycoside N(3)-acetyltransferase gives MPTPPVTGPLCTRDTLAADLRALGVRDGETLLVHSSLKSLGWVAGGAVALVQSLLDTLGETGTLVVPTHCGDNSDPAHWGRPAVPEEWWEPIRAAIPAYDPLITPSRGVGVVPETVRTWPGAVRSAHPQTSFAAIGPGASRITEGHALDCLLGERSPLARLEETDARVLLLGAGYDSCTSFHLAEYRVPGPVAQVSFAAATPHGRRWVTVQDTALDSDRFDELGADFERDRPVVRGRVGAAGCRLFPVRDAVAYARRWLETHRPHDA, from the coding sequence ATGCCCACACCGCCTGTGACCGGCCCTTTGTGCACGCGCGACACTCTCGCGGCCGACCTGCGCGCCCTGGGCGTGCGGGACGGCGAGACGCTGCTCGTGCACTCCTCCCTGAAGTCGCTCGGCTGGGTCGCCGGAGGCGCCGTCGCCCTCGTCCAATCCCTTCTCGACACGCTGGGCGAAACGGGCACGCTCGTGGTCCCCACGCACTGCGGGGACAACTCCGATCCCGCGCACTGGGGCCGCCCGGCCGTACCCGAGGAGTGGTGGGAGCCCATCCGGGCCGCCATCCCCGCCTACGACCCGCTCATCACGCCGAGCCGGGGCGTGGGGGTGGTCCCGGAGACCGTGCGCACCTGGCCCGGGGCCGTGCGCAGCGCGCATCCGCAGACGTCGTTCGCGGCGATCGGCCCGGGCGCGTCGCGGATCACCGAGGGCCACGCCCTCGACTGCCTCCTGGGCGAGCGCAGCCCGCTGGCCCGCCTGGAGGAGACGGACGCCCGGGTGCTGCTGCTCGGCGCCGGATACGACTCCTGCACCTCCTTCCACCTGGCGGAATACCGGGTGCCGGGGCCGGTGGCCCAGGTGTCCTTCGCCGCGGCGACCCCGCACGGGCGGCGCTGGGTGACCGTCCAGGACACCGCCCTCGACAGCGACCGCTTCGACGAGCTCGGCGCCGACTTCGAACGGGACCGGCCCGTCGTGCGCGGCCGGGTCGGCGCCGCGGGCTGCCGCCTCTTCCCCGTCCGGGACGCCGTGGCGTACGCGCGGCGCTGGCTGGAGACGCACCGCCCCCACGACGCCTAG
- a CDS encoding COX15/CtaA family protein, with the protein MPKVTRADVTAAARNPLLYIAQRWTASPAVVRRAALIALVMAVAIVVTGGAVRLTGSGLGCPTWPKCTSDSLTVTSEMGFRGVIEFTNRMLTYVLCAAVGWAIIAARSAKPWRRPLTRLGWVQFWVVMGNAVLGGIVVLVGLNPYTVAAHFLLSSALIAVAVVTWQRTQEGDGAPRPLVGKAVVQLTWLLVGASAALIAVGTIVTGTGRHPGDSKDVPRIPLDWTMITQLHADLAWVVVALAVALWFVLKAVDAPVGPRHRARDLFLVLMAQGVIGYVQYFTKTPEILVGLHMLGSCLVWIAVLRVPLALRERPEVLVEVPDRTDSALSHA; encoded by the coding sequence ATGCCGAAAGTGACCCGAGCCGACGTGACCGCGGCGGCCCGCAATCCGCTCCTCTACATCGCGCAGCGGTGGACCGCCTCCCCCGCGGTCGTGCGGCGCGCGGCCCTCATCGCCCTCGTCATGGCCGTGGCCATCGTGGTGACCGGAGGAGCGGTCCGGCTCACCGGCTCCGGGCTCGGCTGCCCGACCTGGCCCAAGTGCACCAGCGACAGCCTCACCGTCACCAGCGAGATGGGCTTTCGCGGCGTCATCGAGTTCACCAACCGGATGCTGACCTACGTGCTGTGCGCCGCGGTCGGCTGGGCGATCATCGCGGCCCGCTCCGCGAAGCCCTGGCGGCGCCCGCTGACCCGGCTTGGCTGGGTGCAGTTCTGGGTGGTCATGGGCAACGCGGTCCTCGGCGGCATCGTCGTCCTGGTCGGGCTCAACCCGTACACCGTGGCCGCCCACTTCCTGCTCTCCAGCGCGCTCATCGCGGTCGCGGTGGTCACCTGGCAGCGCACCCAGGAGGGCGACGGCGCCCCAAGGCCCTTGGTGGGCAAGGCAGTTGTGCAGCTGACCTGGCTCCTGGTGGGTGCCTCGGCGGCGCTCATCGCGGTCGGCACGATCGTGACCGGCACCGGACGCCACCCCGGCGACTCCAAGGACGTGCCGCGCATCCCGCTGGACTGGACGATGATCACGCAGCTCCACGCCGATCTGGCCTGGGTGGTGGTGGCGCTCGCCGTCGCGCTCTGGTTCGTCCTGAAGGCCGTCGACGCCCCCGTCGGCCCACGCCACCGCGCCCGTGACCTGTTCCTGGTCCTGATGGCGCAGGGCGTGATCGGTTACGTCCAGTACTTCACCAAGACGCCGGAGATCCTGGTCGGCCTGCACATGCTCGGCTCGTGTCTGGTGTGGATCGCCGTGCTGCGCGTCCCGCTCGCGCTGCGCGAGCGCCCCGAGGTCCTGGTCGAGGTACCGGACCGGACGGACTCAGCCCTCAGCCACGCCTGA